A single genomic interval of Roseofilum casamattae BLCC-M143 harbors:
- a CDS encoding shikimate kinase has product MSHPLQNCSLFLIGMMGVGKTTVGQELAKQLNYRFFDTDNLIERVAGKPIPEIFATDGEEAFRKLESQVLGQLSAQTRSTIATGGGIILKAENWSYLRHGIVVWLDIPAPVLYHRLGADSSRPLLQTPDPLQTLQELCDRRRSLYAQADLHLTLSGAEPPEQVAEQILNELPKILKPKSKANTHLN; this is encoded by the coding sequence ATGTCACATCCCCTGCAAAACTGTAGCTTATTTCTCATTGGCATGATGGGAGTGGGTAAAACTACGGTCGGTCAAGAGCTGGCAAAGCAACTCAACTATCGATTTTTCGATACCGATAACCTCATCGAACGAGTGGCCGGAAAACCCATCCCCGAGATTTTTGCTACCGACGGCGAAGAGGCCTTTCGGAAACTGGAAAGCCAAGTTCTCGGACAACTCTCTGCCCAAACGCGATCGACCATCGCGACTGGAGGCGGTATTATTCTCAAAGCCGAAAACTGGAGCTATTTGCGCCACGGCATCGTCGTCTGGCTCGATATCCCCGCTCCCGTACTCTACCACCGCCTGGGCGCCGACAGCAGTCGTCCCCTCCTACAAACTCCAGATCCCCTACAAACCTTACAGGAACTTTGCGATCGCCGGCGTTCTCTCTATGCTCAAGCCGACTTACACCTAACCTTAAGCGGAGCCGAACCCCCAGAACAAGTCGCCGAGCAAATCTTAAACGAACTGCCGAAAATTCTCAAACCCAAATCTAAAGCTAATACCCATCTCAACTAG
- the argF gene encoding ornithine carbamoyltransferase, with product MAALKGRHLLSVADLNVQELTDLLAFAAQLKSGETSWTCRKILGLLFTKASTRTRVSFTVAMYQLGGQVIDLNPSVTQVSRGEPVTDTARVLGRYLDILAVRTFKQSELEDYAKYSGIPVINALTDLEHPCQILADLLTIQECFGSCAGKTLSYFGDGNNVAHSLLLGCAMMGMNVRVAVPSEPYEPDPEIVAKAKEFAGDKAEITVTYDSKAAAEGTDVLYTDVWASMGQEMEARERIPLFKPYQVNQELLSLAHSDAIVLHCLPAHRGEEITGEVMEGAQSRLWDQAENRMHAQKALLASILGKD from the coding sequence ATGGCAGCATTAAAAGGACGGCATCTACTCAGCGTTGCAGACTTAAACGTCCAAGAGTTGACCGATTTACTTGCCTTTGCCGCCCAACTGAAATCAGGAGAAACAAGCTGGACGTGCCGCAAAATTCTCGGACTCTTATTTACCAAAGCTTCCACTCGCACCCGCGTCAGCTTCACCGTCGCCATGTATCAGCTAGGCGGACAAGTCATCGACCTTAATCCTAGCGTGACTCAAGTCAGTCGCGGCGAACCCGTTACCGATACCGCAAGGGTTTTAGGTCGATATCTAGATATTTTAGCCGTGCGCACCTTCAAGCAATCAGAATTAGAAGATTATGCCAAGTATTCGGGAATTCCAGTGATTAATGCTCTCACCGATCTGGAACATCCCTGTCAAATTCTTGCCGATTTATTAACGATTCAAGAATGCTTTGGCTCTTGCGCTGGCAAGACCTTATCTTATTTTGGAGATGGCAATAATGTCGCTCATTCCTTGCTCTTGGGTTGTGCGATGATGGGGATGAATGTGCGAGTTGCCGTGCCGTCCGAGCCGTACGAACCCGATCCGGAAATTGTGGCAAAAGCTAAAGAATTTGCTGGCGATAAGGCAGAAATCACCGTCACCTACGATTCTAAAGCCGCCGCTGAAGGAACTGATGTTTTATATACTGACGTTTGGGCGAGCATGGGTCAAGAAATGGAAGCTCGGGAGCGCATTCCGTTGTTCAAACCCTATCAGGTGAATCAGGAGCTATTAAGCTTAGCTCATTCCGATGCGATCGTATTGCACTGTTTGCCCGCCCACCGAGGTGAAGAAATTACAGGTGAAGTGATGGAAGGTGCCCAGTCTCGGTTATGGGATCAGGCCGAAAATCGAATGCACGCGCAAAAGGCTTTGTTAGCTAGTATTTTAGGTAAAGATTAA
- a CDS encoding DUF4278 domain-containing protein, whose product MKLFYRPLGSPNSAFEIDLSNEDTTGRYRGQTYRVNNRYPRHLSGPQTVTRFKYRGIDYGVYRQIPCDNPNGSSLDATDLASETAIEVGQTHCHNLLLNLEHRLQVAKANNDRVLIDCLERERQEIFQSCSL is encoded by the coding sequence ATGAAATTGTTTTACCGACCCCTGGGATCTCCAAATTCTGCCTTCGAGATCGATCTCTCCAATGAGGATACGACCGGCCGCTATCGAGGGCAAACCTATCGAGTGAATAATCGCTATCCCAGACATTTATCAGGACCTCAAACCGTCACTCGGTTTAAATATCGCGGTATTGATTATGGCGTGTATCGTCAGATTCCCTGCGACAATCCCAACGGTAGTTCCCTCGATGCCACCGATCTGGCTTCCGAAACGGCTATAGAGGTTGGTCAAACTCACTGTCACAACCTTCTGCTCAATTTAGAGCATCGCTTGCAAGTCGCGAAAGCAAACAACGATCGCGTCCTGATCGATTGCTTAGAACGGGAACGCCAGGAAATTTTTCAAAGTTGTTCTCTATAG
- the argB gene encoding acetylglutamate kinase, producing MSTEAAPSQPEELLLNKETRVRVLSEALPYIQKFAGRTVVIKYGGAAMKDSSLKDQVMRDIVFLSCVGVRPIIVHGGGPEINNWLGKLGIEPQFKNGLRVTDAPTMDVVEMVLVGRVNKEIVSLVNQAGGQAIGLCGKDGNLIVSRPQGQEGIGFVGEVSTINTEVLKPLLDNGYIPVISSVAADRNGQAYNINADTVAGEISASLAAEKLILLTDTSGILRDYKDQSTLIPQLDIQEARRLIEVGIVAGGMIPKVQCCVRSLAQGVKATHIIDGRVPHSLLLEVLTDTGIGSMIVA from the coding sequence ATGTCCACTGAAGCAGCTCCCTCCCAACCCGAAGAACTACTCCTAAACAAAGAGACTCGCGTGCGCGTTCTCAGCGAAGCTCTCCCCTATATCCAGAAATTTGCCGGTCGGACAGTTGTGATTAAATACGGCGGGGCTGCCATGAAAGACAGCAGCCTCAAAGACCAAGTCATGCGAGATATTGTCTTTCTGTCCTGTGTTGGCGTTCGTCCCATTATCGTTCATGGTGGCGGACCGGAAATTAATAACTGGTTGGGTAAACTCGGCATCGAACCCCAGTTTAAAAATGGACTCAGAGTGACTGACGCGCCGACCATGGATGTGGTTGAAATGGTGCTTGTCGGTCGCGTGAATAAAGAGATTGTCTCCTTAGTGAACCAAGCTGGAGGTCAAGCCATCGGACTGTGTGGGAAAGATGGTAACTTAATCGTCTCCCGTCCCCAAGGGCAAGAAGGCATCGGGTTTGTCGGAGAAGTCAGTACCATTAACACTGAAGTCTTAAAACCCCTATTAGACAACGGTTATATTCCCGTCATCTCCAGCGTCGCCGCCGATCGCAACGGGCAAGCCTATAATATCAATGCCGATACCGTCGCTGGCGAAATTTCGGCCTCTCTGGCTGCCGAAAAATTAATCCTGTTAACCGATACATCGGGAATTCTGCGCGATTATAAAGACCAGTCCACCCTCATTCCCCAGCTCGATATTCAAGAAGCTCGCCGTTTAATTGAAGTTGGTATCGTCGCCGGCGGTATGATTCCGAAAGTGCAATGTTGCGTGCGCAGTTTGGCTCAAGGGGTGAAAGCGACTCATATCATTGACGGCCGAGTCCCTCATTCCTTACTCTTAGAGGTATTAACCGATACTGGTATTGGCTCGATGATTGTGGCTTAA
- a CDS encoding DUF3153 domain-containing protein, whose amino-acid sequence MGKQARQHVPIMGKHQSILRVLLPLYVLVAIALTGCVNYDIGVDFRSQNYGEMVQHIALSDSLQDFNQEVAEQWVQNLEQRTRQLRGRTKRVSDREIFVTIPFSNADELTSKFDRFFNPTNTLGTETDSGLPKLTSELTIAQNNFWIAVRNRLQVDVDLRSLAVVSEEGEVLLAPGSLLDLKFGLTTPWGAKVVSPDETSPAPEVNEETHQLTWTLKAGDSHHLEVIFWLPSPVGIGALIIIAAVLGGMYLKDLIPAQSR is encoded by the coding sequence ATGGGAAAGCAGGCAAGACAACATGTACCAATTATGGGAAAACATCAGTCGATTCTTCGGGTTTTATTGCCTCTGTACGTGCTAGTGGCGATCGCCCTCACCGGATGCGTTAATTATGACATTGGCGTGGACTTTCGCAGCCAAAACTACGGCGAAATGGTGCAGCACATCGCGCTCTCCGATAGTTTGCAAGATTTCAACCAAGAGGTGGCCGAACAGTGGGTGCAAAACTTAGAGCAACGCACTCGCCAATTGCGGGGACGAACCAAACGAGTGTCCGATCGCGAGATTTTCGTTACCATTCCCTTTAGTAATGCTGACGAACTCACCTCGAAATTCGATCGCTTTTTTAATCCGACCAATACTCTAGGAACAGAAACCGATTCCGGATTGCCAAAATTAACCTCCGAGCTAACTATAGCTCAGAATAACTTCTGGATTGCCGTGCGCAACCGATTGCAAGTTGATGTGGATTTGCGATCGCTCGCTGTCGTCTCCGAAGAAGGCGAAGTATTGCTCGCTCCCGGTTCCTTACTCGATCTCAAATTTGGCTTAACCACACCTTGGGGAGCTAAAGTTGTTTCTCCAGATGAAACCAGCCCAGCTCCTGAAGTGAATGAAGAGACTCACCAATTAACCTGGACTCTCAAGGCTGGAGACAGCCATCATTTAGAGGTTATTTTTTGGTTGCCCAGTCCGGTAGGCATTGGCGCACTGATTATTATTGCTGCCGTTCTCGGTGGCATGTATCTTAAAGATTTGATTCCGGCTCAATCTCGTTAA